A single Musa acuminata AAA Group cultivar baxijiao chromosome BXJ2-1, Cavendish_Baxijiao_AAA, whole genome shotgun sequence DNA region contains:
- the LOC103974444 gene encoding scarecrow-like transcription factor PAT1 — MQASTNYKVLSKQHQSYNQNLGRDPESRFMPQNYLTSHCDSSADGFQQGNSHHQTIHDQFYTLESSSEAANFTTHNSPSSPSYSPISRSPASHQDSQSDNNYDSPISYSCITEDSNDLKHKLREIEAAMLGPDSDSIDSFENAYSSYISLEQEKWQQVMGTPRGDLKQILIACARAVENNDILVVEWLIPKLRQMVSVSGEPIQRLGAYLLEGLVAKLASSGSSIYKALKCKEPTSSDLLSYMHILYDVCPYFKFGYMSANGAIAEALKGENMVHIIDFQIAQGSQWVTLIQALAARPGGPPRVRITGIDDSVSAYARGGGLHIVGQRLSRLAKSCNVPFEFHGAALSGCDLELEHLDIRPGEALAVNFAFQLHHMPDESVSTRNYRDRLLQMIKSLSPTVVTLVEQESNTNTAPFFPRFLETVDYYAAIFESIDVTLPRENKERINVEQHCLARDIVNIIACEGDERVERHELFGKWRSRFMMAGFRPYPLSPLVNATIKMLLENYCENYRLEERDGVLYLGWKNRALVVSCAWK; from the coding sequence ATGCAAGCTTCAACAAACTACAAAGTATTAAGTAAACAGCATCAGTCATACAATCAAAACCTTGGGAGAGATCCGGAATCCCGTTTTATGCCTCAAAATTACCTAACTTCACATTGTGACTCCTCTGCTGATGGATTCCAACAAGGGAACTCCCATCATCAGACAATTCATGACCAATTCTACACTCTGGAGTCCTCCTCGGAAGCTGCGAATTTTACCACTCATAACTCTCCATCTTCTCCTAGTTACTCCCCGATCAGCAGGAGCCCCGCATCTCATCAAGATTCTCAGTCAGATAACAACTATGACTCTCCCATAAGCTATTCATGTATTACCGAAGACTCAAATGATCTTAAGCATAAGTTACGGGAGATAGAGGCTGCAATGCTTGGGCCTGATTCAGATAGCATTGACAGCTTTGAGAATGCTTACTCCAGCTATATCTCCTTGGAGCAAGAGAAGTGGCAACAAGTGATGGGAACCCCTAGAGGAGACTTGAAACAGATCCTAATAGCCTGTGCTCGAGCTGTAGAAAACAATGATATTCTTGTGGTTGAGTGGCTAATTCCAAAGTTAAGGCAGATGGTATCAGTCTCTGGGGAACCAATTCAACGTCTGGGAGCATACTTGTTGGAAGGCCTCGTAGCTAAGCTGGCTTCCTCGGGAAGTTCCATATACAAGGCTTTGAAGTGTAAAGAACCCACTAGTTCAGACCTCCTCTCATACATGCACATTCTTTATGATGTATGCCCATACTTCAAGTTTGGGTATATGTCTGCAAATGGAGCAATAGCTGAGGCTCTTAAGGGTGAGAACATGGTTCATATTATCGATTTCCAGATTGCCCAGGGAAGTCAATGGGTAACTCTCATTCAAGCTCTTGCAGCACGACCTGGTGGGCCTCCACGTGTAAGAATAACAGGGATTGATGACTCTGTTTCTGCCTACGCCCGTGGTGGTGGGCTACATATTGTGGGGCAGAGGTTATCTCGGCTTGCCAAGTCATGCAATGTGCCCTTCGAATTCCATGGCGCAGCTCTCTCAGGGTGTGATTTAGAACTTGAGCATCTTGACATTCGACCTGGGGAGGCATTGGCCGTTAACTTTGCTTTCCAACTGCATCACATGCCAGATGAGAGTGTGAGCACAAGGAACTACCGAGATAGACTTCTACAGATGATTAAGAGCTTGTCTCCAACAGTTGTTACTCTTGTGGAGCAGGAATCAAACACAAACACTGCTCCATTCTTTCCAAGATTTTTAGAAACTGTAGACTACTATGCTGCCATCTTTGAGTCGATAGATGTGACTCTTCCAAGGGAGAACAAGGAAAGGATCAACGTGGAGCAGCATTGCCTAGCACGAGACATAGTTAACATCATTGCATGTGAGGGAGATGAAAGGGTGGAGCGCCATGAGCTTTTCGGGAAATGGAGGTCGAGGTTTATGATGGCTGGATTCAGGCCATATCCTCTGAGTCCTTTAGTGAATGCAACAATCAAGATGCTTTTAGAGAACTACTGTGAGAACTATCGTCTTGAAGAGAGAGACGGTGTGCTTTATCTTGGATGGAAGAATAGAGCTTTGGTTGTCTCTTGTGCATGGAA